The following are from one region of the Alicyclobacillus fastidiosus genome:
- a CDS encoding iron-containing alcohol dehydrogenase: MLMNRVFRYELPTLIEFGIGALQNLASRVEELGGTKVLVVGDPGVSQAGLLDRVEDVLERASIQYVEFTNIQSDPDIESVDEGIRLAKEESCDIVVGVGGGSALDTAKAIGLMLGNSGHITDYVGLNKVPNRGAPVIAMPTAAGTGSEVTVWSVLSNRAAKEKVSIGSVFNCPALALLDPELTVSLPPTVTAATGMDALTHAIESYVNKATQPISECLARQAIDMIAKNLRLAVVQGDNLTARYNMSLASLIAAMAFNSTRLGLSHALAIPLGAHFHIPHGVVNAILLPEVMQFNVIGNIDKYQDIGRIFDGSPNLSARETAEYSAVAVRRLKEDVGIRQSLSDYGVRESDLKYIAEEAMLSGNVPVNPRKPTIEDLMDICRAAMEQ; encoded by the coding sequence ATGTTGATGAACCGAGTGTTTCGCTATGAACTGCCTACCTTGATTGAGTTCGGCATTGGGGCGTTGCAGAACTTGGCGAGCAGGGTGGAGGAATTGGGCGGAACCAAAGTTCTCGTCGTGGGAGATCCAGGCGTTTCGCAAGCTGGCTTGCTCGACCGAGTGGAGGACGTTCTAGAGCGAGCGTCGATCCAGTACGTAGAGTTTACCAATATCCAGTCGGACCCTGACATCGAGTCCGTCGATGAGGGCATCCGACTTGCCAAGGAAGAATCGTGCGACATCGTCGTCGGCGTCGGCGGGGGGAGTGCTCTAGATACAGCGAAAGCCATCGGGCTGATGCTTGGCAACTCGGGGCACATCACGGATTACGTGGGCCTTAACAAAGTGCCGAACCGAGGTGCGCCGGTCATCGCCATGCCGACTGCCGCGGGGACGGGAAGCGAAGTGACCGTTTGGTCCGTTCTGTCCAATCGTGCGGCAAAAGAGAAGGTCAGCATTGGGAGCGTGTTCAATTGTCCTGCGCTGGCCTTGTTAGATCCAGAGTTGACGGTGTCTTTGCCGCCAACTGTGACGGCGGCCACGGGAATGGACGCGTTGACGCATGCGATTGAGTCGTATGTGAACAAGGCGACGCAACCAATTTCAGAGTGTCTGGCTCGGCAGGCCATCGACATGATTGCAAAGAATCTTCGACTGGCTGTGGTTCAAGGCGACAACTTGACGGCCAGATACAACATGTCCCTGGCTAGCCTGATTGCAGCGATGGCCTTTAACTCCACTCGACTCGGGCTGTCCCACGCACTAGCGATCCCGCTGGGGGCGCACTTTCACATTCCGCACGGCGTCGTCAATGCCATTCTATTACCGGAAGTCATGCAGTTTAATGTCATCGGAAATATCGATAAGTACCAGGACATTGGAAGGATCTTCGATGGGTCTCCCAACCTGAGTGCGCGCGAAACTGCAGAGTACTCCGCCGTTGCGGTGCGACGATTGAAAGAGGACGTCGGCATTCGCCAGTCACTCTCGGACTATGGCGTTCGCGAGTCCGACTTGAAATATATCGCAGAAGAGGCAATGTTGTCGGGAAACGTGCCTGTTAACCCGCGCAAACCGACGATCGAAGACCTGATGGACATCTGCAGGGCGGCCATGGAGCAATAA
- a CDS encoding Ldh family oxidoreductase, with protein sequence MKALATKFGWIGLKDFIRAVFTNAGVSSRDADIVADSLVQAELRGVESHGVVRLGIYLERVEKGMLDPHGQIECVHEGASSALLDGHNNFGAVIGVKALEVALSKARKQGVSMVGVKGSNHFGIGAYYALKAIEQDMILLVFSNASQTMPPTGGIRPFIGTNPFTVGVPAGKELPFVLDMATSVVARGKIIVAAEKHERIPEGWAINQDGYPTTDPVEALAGAVLPVGGAKGYGMSMFIDILSGVLTGAGFGKYVHNMYENWHDPQNVGHVFMAVDINQFIPLEIFKHRIDTYFQEIKAEPKAPGVDQILIPGEIEYFKTIERKKHGIDLPESVAEQLYTIGDKYSVNLDSAYYLD encoded by the coding sequence TTGAAGGCGTTAGCCACTAAATTTGGTTGGATCGGACTCAAAGATTTTATTCGTGCGGTATTTACGAATGCGGGCGTTTCGTCGCGCGACGCTGACATTGTGGCTGATTCACTCGTCCAAGCAGAGCTGCGCGGCGTGGAGTCGCACGGCGTCGTTCGCCTTGGAATTTATCTAGAACGAGTAGAAAAAGGGATGCTAGATCCACATGGGCAAATCGAATGCGTCCACGAAGGTGCGTCCAGTGCACTCCTTGACGGCCACAATAACTTCGGTGCGGTCATCGGCGTGAAGGCCTTGGAGGTGGCACTGTCGAAGGCTAGAAAACAGGGCGTTTCCATGGTTGGTGTGAAGGGGTCCAATCACTTTGGCATTGGTGCCTACTACGCGTTGAAAGCGATTGAGCAGGACATGATTCTCCTCGTCTTCTCGAACGCATCTCAAACCATGCCACCGACCGGCGGAATTCGACCGTTCATTGGCACGAATCCATTCACAGTCGGCGTTCCCGCGGGCAAAGAATTGCCGTTTGTTCTGGATATGGCGACAAGTGTGGTCGCGCGCGGTAAGATTATCGTCGCTGCAGAGAAACATGAAAGAATCCCAGAGGGATGGGCGATCAATCAGGACGGATATCCCACCACGGACCCCGTGGAAGCGCTTGCTGGCGCGGTTCTTCCGGTAGGGGGAGCGAAAGGGTACGGAATGTCGATGTTCATCGATATCCTGTCCGGTGTGCTCACCGGCGCTGGATTCGGAAAATACGTTCACAACATGTATGAAAACTGGCATGATCCGCAGAATGTGGGCCACGTGTTCATGGCAGTAGACATCAATCAGTTTATTCCGCTCGAAATCTTCAAGCACAGAATCGATACGTATTTTCAGGAGATCAAGGCAGAACCCAAGGCGCCTGGTGTCGACCAAATCCTGATCCCGGGAGAAATCGAGTACTTCAAGACAATCGAGCGCAAGAAACATGGTATCGACTTACCGGAGAGCGTGGCTGAACAACTATATACCATCGGCGACAAATATTCTGTTAATTTAGATAGTGCATACTACTTAGATTGA
- a CDS encoding D-glycerate dehydrogenase, with product MKNRPKVFIARRLPDEALHMIASSCDYEMWEQEDVPVPHGVLADAVRRVDGVLTMLTDSVPGDLLQSTSTLKVVANMAVGYDNVDVAAAKRLGITVTNTPDVLTETTADLTFALLLAAARRIVEAGHTLRNGQWSTWSPMFLTGMDVFGKTLGVIGMGRIGQAVTRRALGFNMTVHYYARTQKNGLPSNIHYMSLDDVLQTADFISVLTPLTQETRHLIGERELSLMKSTAVLINTARGPIVDEDALYQALVNKRIWAAALDVFDEEPVSPKHPLLELPNVVATPHIGSATIETRTKMAVLAAQNLVAALHGQTPQNRVV from the coding sequence ATGAAAAACAGGCCGAAAGTGTTTATTGCGAGAAGGTTACCGGACGAAGCGCTCCATATGATCGCTTCATCCTGCGACTATGAGATGTGGGAGCAAGAGGATGTACCCGTTCCACATGGCGTCCTCGCCGATGCCGTACGACGTGTAGACGGCGTTCTCACGATGCTCACGGACAGCGTTCCAGGCGACTTGCTCCAATCTACGTCGACTCTGAAAGTCGTTGCGAATATGGCGGTCGGCTACGACAACGTCGATGTAGCTGCGGCGAAGCGCCTTGGGATTACTGTGACGAACACGCCGGACGTCTTGACGGAAACCACCGCTGACCTGACGTTCGCCCTCCTCTTGGCAGCCGCTCGAAGAATTGTCGAGGCGGGCCACACCCTGCGAAACGGACAATGGTCGACGTGGTCCCCGATGTTTTTAACCGGGATGGACGTTTTCGGGAAGACACTCGGTGTGATCGGGATGGGGAGAATCGGTCAAGCGGTCACCCGTCGAGCCTTGGGATTCAATATGACCGTGCATTATTACGCGCGAACCCAGAAGAACGGTCTACCGTCGAACATTCACTACATGAGTTTGGACGATGTCTTACAAACAGCTGATTTCATCAGCGTTCTCACGCCACTGACGCAAGAGACGCGTCACTTGATAGGAGAACGGGAGCTGTCGTTGATGAAATCAACTGCTGTGCTGATCAATACAGCGAGGGGGCCAATCGTGGACGAGGATGCTTTATATCAAGCGCTCGTGAACAAGCGAATCTGGGCTGCTGCACTCGACGTATTCGATGAGGAGCCTGTATCGCCGAAGCATCCACTGCTCGAACTGCCAAACGTAGTTGCAACGCCGCATATTGGCAGTGCGACAATAGAAACCCGTACGAAAATGGCGGTCTTGGCCGCCCAAAATCTGGTTGCTGCTCTACATGGGCAGACTCCACAGAATCGGGTGGTTTGA
- a CDS encoding aldehyde dehydrogenase family protein, with translation MTMNDMLTWLEENCGQTYGNFINGEWIASVSGESYEVYHAANRRQVLGYFPNSGPQDVDLAVQFAHRAFPDWASTPGPTRGAILYRFAELLGEHADELAFMLSAEQGKTLGESRGEVTRAIREVRFAAGEASRVQGAVLPSERVSVQCSVGRHPIGVVAAIAPWNFPVVTPIRKIGPALAYGCTVVYKPATVTPWTSTLIMKCLQAAGVPNGVVNLVVGTGSRVGDPLVQNPLVHGITFTGSTKLGRQINVTAAQRFARTQLELGGKNPAIVLDYTNASEVATEIVAAAFACSGQRCTAISRVIVMRDKLPEVTESIIEQVKRLKVGPAWEEGANLGPLINEGHLNSVLSYIDIGRQEGATLALGGQVLNTGTLADGCYLAPTIFTNVAPSMRIAKEEIFGPVLSIIGVDTEDEAADVANSVAYGLAASVFTNDLAKSKRFAAKLESGMVHINHGTASDAHVPFGGIKESGFGPFSIGNTNAEFFTEMKVVYEKF, from the coding sequence ATGACGATGAATGATATGCTGACTTGGCTCGAGGAGAATTGTGGGCAGACATACGGAAACTTTATCAATGGCGAGTGGATAGCCAGTGTGTCCGGTGAGTCGTACGAGGTCTATCACGCGGCGAATCGCCGTCAAGTTCTGGGTTATTTTCCGAACTCAGGACCGCAAGACGTCGACTTAGCTGTCCAGTTTGCACACAGGGCGTTTCCCGACTGGGCGAGCACCCCTGGTCCGACGAGAGGGGCAATCTTGTACAGGTTCGCAGAGTTACTCGGAGAGCACGCTGATGAACTGGCGTTTATGTTGTCCGCCGAGCAAGGGAAGACGTTGGGCGAGTCGCGCGGCGAGGTGACGCGAGCCATCCGCGAGGTGCGATTTGCCGCTGGGGAAGCGTCACGGGTTCAAGGCGCTGTACTCCCTAGTGAACGCGTGTCCGTACAGTGCTCTGTCGGGCGTCACCCAATTGGCGTGGTCGCCGCCATTGCACCCTGGAATTTCCCAGTCGTGACCCCCATTCGGAAGATTGGGCCGGCGCTGGCCTACGGCTGCACGGTCGTCTACAAACCAGCGACCGTCACCCCGTGGACGTCGACGCTTATCATGAAGTGTCTGCAAGCGGCGGGTGTACCCAATGGAGTTGTCAATCTCGTCGTCGGAACCGGGAGCCGGGTGGGCGATCCGCTCGTTCAGAACCCGCTGGTTCACGGAATTACGTTCACCGGATCGACAAAGTTGGGCAGACAAATCAATGTGACCGCGGCACAAAGATTCGCCAGAACCCAGTTGGAGCTCGGCGGCAAAAATCCAGCCATCGTCCTCGATTATACGAATGCTAGCGAAGTAGCCACTGAGATTGTAGCTGCCGCATTTGCCTGTTCAGGTCAGCGCTGTACGGCAATCAGCCGGGTCATCGTCATGCGGGATAAACTGCCGGAGGTAACGGAGTCCATCATTGAGCAGGTGAAGCGCTTGAAAGTAGGTCCTGCGTGGGAAGAGGGTGCGAACCTTGGTCCGCTCATCAACGAAGGTCACTTGAATTCGGTCTTGAGTTACATAGATATAGGCCGACAGGAGGGTGCGACGCTGGCGTTAGGCGGGCAAGTGTTGAACACGGGGACGTTGGCTGATGGCTGCTATCTCGCGCCTACGATTTTTACGAACGTCGCACCGAGCATGCGAATTGCAAAGGAAGAGATTTTTGGGCCTGTCCTGAGTATCATCGGAGTCGACACGGAGGACGAGGCAGCTGACGTCGCCAATTCCGTGGCTTACGGATTAGCGGCATCCGTATTTACAAATGACTTGGCCAAGAGCAAACGGTTTGCTGCGAAGCTAGAGAGCGGGATGGTTCATATCAACCACGGGACCGCCAGCGACGCACACGTCCCGTTTGGCGGGATCAAGGAATCGGGGTTTGGGCCTTTCTCCATCGGGAACACCAACGCTGAGTTTTTTACCGAAATGAAGGTTGTCTACGAAAAGTTTTGA
- a CDS encoding LacI family DNA-binding transcriptional regulator, protein MRVTMDDIAKLVGVSKTTVSRILNQKDVQVSAETRQKVLDAVRELDYHPNELARGLKMSETNVIGIILSNLRNPFWSMVLDGVEEACNQMGYHLMICNSGEDGDLEKEYIKGLQRRRVDGIIINPTVQNRELFTEMVDQGFPLILINRKLHGLHASTVAMDNVQGASLAVEHLLRLGRRRIALITYDSTGISTWTERIQGYKETLLRHGYGEESFIIQSVKQVDGAAVPAVVEMLRGAQRPDAIFSTNNLLTLEIMEALREVDVRVPEDIALVGYDETVWAKHMNPPLTTVSQPARDMGKIAVETLIETIKSKRVYPRTIVLPPELIIRRSSGI, encoded by the coding sequence ATGAGAGTGACAATGGATGACATTGCAAAGCTAGTTGGTGTCTCAAAGACTACCGTTTCACGCATTCTAAACCAGAAGGATGTCCAAGTCTCCGCAGAGACGAGGCAAAAGGTTCTCGATGCGGTTCGTGAATTGGACTATCACCCAAACGAGCTCGCAAGAGGGCTCAAAATGTCCGAAACGAACGTGATCGGCATTATTTTGTCCAACTTGCGAAATCCGTTCTGGTCGATGGTGCTAGACGGCGTTGAGGAAGCTTGTAATCAGATGGGATATCACTTAATGATCTGTAACTCGGGGGAGGATGGTGACCTAGAAAAGGAGTATATCAAAGGACTTCAACGGCGACGAGTAGATGGTATTATCATCAATCCAACGGTACAAAATCGCGAGCTATTTACTGAAATGGTAGACCAGGGATTTCCGTTGATACTGATCAACCGCAAGTTACATGGGCTACATGCCTCTACTGTGGCCATGGACAACGTCCAAGGTGCCTCGCTAGCGGTGGAACATCTATTGAGGCTGGGGCGAAGGCGAATTGCACTGATTACCTACGATTCCACAGGAATTAGCACGTGGACCGAGCGTATCCAAGGATACAAGGAGACGTTATTGCGGCACGGCTATGGTGAAGAGTCTTTTATCATTCAATCCGTCAAACAAGTAGACGGCGCAGCGGTTCCGGCTGTAGTAGAAATGTTACGAGGTGCACAACGCCCAGACGCTATTTTTTCTACGAATAACTTGTTGACACTCGAGATTATGGAAGCGTTGCGCGAAGTGGATGTTCGCGTACCTGAGGATATTGCGCTCGTCGGGTACGACGAGACAGTCTGGGCGAAACACATGAATCCACCTTTGACCACAGTTAGTCAACCGGCGCGAGATATGGGCAAGATCGCCGTCGAAACACTGATTGAGACGATTAAGTCGAAGAGGGTGTACCCGAGGACCATCGTGTTGCCACCGGAACTGATTATTCGACGTTCATCAGGCATTTAG
- a CDS encoding NAD(P)-dependent oxidoreductase translates to MPKHIAFIGLGAMGFPMAKRLCQAGFHLDIVLHRHRQPVEELVGMGATLVDSVATACRNADVIISILPSDKEMAEVLLNADVRGSVRPGTILLEMTSGTPNMMAKVEDVYVDLGCHVLDAPVSGGTIGAANGSLTVMAGGNQEIIDKLSSIFDVLAKQVFTVGQVGDGKAIKAINQMLAGVHMVAASEAIRLAQHLHIDMERLKDVVAASSGASWMFLNKIDTVLARNFEPGFKLDLMKKDIRIALDEGKQIPLPITGLVHELYQLMSSQNGDEDFSVISTLAP, encoded by the coding sequence ATGCCGAAACACATTGCGTTTATCGGTTTAGGAGCTATGGGCTTCCCGATGGCCAAACGGCTGTGCCAAGCAGGTTTTCACTTGGATATTGTACTGCACAGACATAGACAGCCCGTGGAAGAACTAGTTGGAATGGGGGCAACGCTGGTGGATTCGGTGGCGACTGCCTGCAGGAACGCGGACGTCATCATCAGCATTCTACCTTCCGACAAGGAGATGGCGGAGGTCTTGTTGAATGCTGACGTCCGTGGCAGCGTTCGGCCGGGGACCATTCTGCTCGAGATGACATCGGGTACACCCAACATGATGGCTAAGGTGGAAGATGTATATGTCGACCTGGGATGTCACGTGCTGGACGCCCCTGTGAGCGGTGGAACCATTGGGGCGGCCAATGGTTCACTCACCGTGATGGCAGGAGGCAACCAAGAAATCATCGACAAGTTGTCGTCGATTTTCGACGTTTTGGCCAAACAGGTGTTTACCGTGGGGCAGGTCGGTGACGGCAAGGCCATTAAGGCGATTAATCAGATGTTGGCTGGAGTTCACATGGTGGCTGCGTCCGAGGCTATTCGATTGGCACAGCACCTTCATATCGATATGGAGCGGTTGAAGGATGTCGTCGCCGCGAGTTCTGGCGCGTCTTGGATGTTCCTGAATAAGATCGATACCGTGCTCGCGCGGAATTTTGAGCCGGGTTTCAAATTGGACCTCATGAAGAAGGATATTCGAATTGCTTTGGACGAAGGGAAACAAATCCCTCTGCCAATCACTGGACTCGTCCACGAACTGTATCAGTTGATGTCGTCGCAGAACGGCGACGAAGACTTCTCCGTCATCAGTACCCTCGCACCGTAA
- a CDS encoding AEC family transporter, whose translation MDHYWITMSTVVMPIIVVCLFGSLVQRWVPIQTESLANVSLYILAPSLVLGALAGSDKGPTNLWSIVEFTALQTALCWGVAACTAKLCRFQPEVSSGITLTTVFGNASNYGLPVLLLAYGTTGLVNGATYVIGQIVLMNCLGLYIASRSKVRPREALVQILKTPLIYAVILGVIVCLFQIAIPKGVMSGLQMLGNSYPALVLVILGIQLGRIRWTGIRRKEVWIAVILRQCVVPILSELCIWMIGIHGILASILLVQSSMPAAVNAIVVANKYGSDKELITLTVAITTIISFLSLPLLISMT comes from the coding sequence TTGGATCACTATTGGATCACGATGTCCACCGTTGTCATGCCCATTATCGTCGTTTGTCTCTTTGGTTCACTCGTGCAAAGATGGGTACCCATTCAAACGGAAAGCCTCGCCAATGTGAGTTTGTACATCCTAGCGCCCAGTCTAGTGCTTGGTGCGTTAGCTGGGTCGGACAAAGGTCCAACAAACTTGTGGAGCATCGTGGAGTTTACGGCACTTCAGACGGCGCTGTGCTGGGGGGTTGCCGCATGTACCGCGAAGTTATGCAGATTTCAGCCAGAGGTCAGTTCGGGTATTACGTTGACCACCGTCTTTGGAAATGCGAGTAACTACGGACTCCCCGTTCTACTACTTGCCTATGGAACGACAGGTTTGGTCAACGGGGCCACATATGTCATCGGGCAAATTGTCTTGATGAACTGTTTGGGCCTCTATATTGCGTCCAGGTCGAAAGTTCGCCCGCGCGAGGCACTTGTCCAGATCCTCAAGACACCCCTGATTTACGCCGTGATCCTCGGGGTGATCGTGTGTCTCTTTCAGATTGCCATCCCCAAAGGAGTGATGAGTGGATTACAGATGTTAGGGAATTCGTACCCTGCGCTCGTCCTCGTCATTCTTGGTATTCAATTAGGGAGAATTCGGTGGACTGGGATTCGTCGAAAGGAAGTTTGGATTGCGGTTATCTTGCGACAATGTGTTGTGCCCATATTATCTGAACTCTGCATCTGGATGATCGGCATTCACGGAATACTCGCGTCTATCCTGCTCGTTCAGTCCAGCATGCCTGCAGCAGTCAATGCCATTGTCGTAGCAAACAAGTATGGAAGCGACAAAGAACTGATCACACTGACTGTGGCCATTACAACGATCATCAGCTTTCTGTCGCTGCCGCTGCTCATTAGCATGACGTGA
- a CDS encoding RraA family protein — MSIGFRVLPLDNRPSQMLIDRFLDVPTPYISDNMNRLYGLASGLVPYHQKGQLLGPAITVKTRAGDNLMVHKAIDLAQPGDVVVVDAGGDLSQAIVGEIMLRLAERKGLHGFVVDGAIRDSEAFRAGDFPVYARAVTHRGPFKDGPGEVNVPISVGGMVVHPGDIMVGDADGVIAVPVSLAEELATKVQEQRDREIAILDSIANGEVDRRWVDQTLVDRGCELIEGVSH; from the coding sequence ATGAGTATTGGCTTTCGCGTCTTACCGCTGGACAATCGACCTAGTCAAATGTTAATCGATCGGTTTCTCGACGTTCCCACCCCGTATATCAGTGACAATATGAATCGATTGTATGGATTGGCGAGTGGACTTGTGCCATATCACCAGAAGGGCCAATTGCTGGGACCGGCCATCACAGTCAAGACGAGGGCAGGTGACAATCTGATGGTCCACAAAGCCATCGACTTGGCGCAGCCTGGTGACGTGGTCGTAGTCGACGCCGGAGGGGATCTCTCGCAGGCCATCGTCGGTGAAATCATGTTGCGCTTGGCCGAAAGAAAGGGCTTACATGGGTTTGTGGTCGATGGGGCTATTCGCGACTCTGAAGCGTTTCGAGCAGGGGATTTCCCCGTGTACGCGCGAGCTGTGACACATCGCGGACCATTCAAAGACGGTCCAGGAGAGGTTAATGTGCCGATTTCAGTCGGTGGGATGGTCGTTCACCCTGGCGATATCATGGTGGGTGATGCCGATGGAGTGATTGCTGTTCCGGTGTCTCTCGCTGAAGAACTTGCGACGAAGGTCCAAGAGCAACGAGATCGCGAAATCGCCATCCTGGATTCGATTGCAAACGGAGAGGTCGATCGGCGTTGGGTAGACCAGACCCTAGTGGATAGGGGGTGCGAGCTGATTGAAGGCGTTAGCCACTAA